In Mercurialis annua linkage group LG5, ddMerAnnu1.2, whole genome shotgun sequence, a single genomic region encodes these proteins:
- the LOC126682400 gene encoding probable serine/threonine-protein kinase PBL28, with translation MSKTLAAVLGGAAGVVALMGVIIFLIWFCIYHKKSVSRTSETGSSDPSIQARGRHVGVEFSLREARRFEMDELSQATKSFSDKNLIGVGKFGEVYKGLLNDGILVAIKKRPGVSSQEFVDEVRYLSPIQHRNLVTLLGYCQENSQQCLVYEYVPSGSVSSHLYGPSQFSNGKLEFKHRLAIALGAAKGLAHLHSLSPRLVHKNFKTANVLVDENFIAKVADAGLRNFLGRVDVAGPSSQVTADEIFLAPEVTEFRRFSDKSDAFSFGVFLLELLSGREATDSSSSDSSQNLVEWVQNTEDYSAFSRIVDQRMGTSFTAESMEAFIQLIIRCLEPSSERRPAMSYVVMELDRILDKEMTLTTVMGEGTPIVTLGSQLFKSSK, from the exons ATGTCAAAGACTCTTGCAGCCGTATTAGGTGGTGCTGCAGGAGTCGTGGCGTTGATGGGAGTAATTATCTTTCTTATATGGTTCTGTATATATCACAAGAAGAGTGTTTCGAGAACTTCGGAGACAGGGTCTTCAGATCCTTCTATCCAAG CAAGGGGAAGACATGTTGGGGTTGAATTTTCTTTACGAGAAGCCAGGCGTTTCGAGATGGATGAACTATCTCAAGCCACAAAATCTTTTTCTGATAAAAACTTGATTGGAGTTGGAAAATTTGGGGAAGTCTACAAGGGTTTGCTTAATGATGGGATTCTTGTCGCCATCAAGAAGCGACCTGGTGTATCTAGTCAGGAGTTTGTTGATGAG GTGCGGTATCTTTCACCTATTCAGCATCGGAATCTTGTGACTCTTTTGGGCTACTGCCAGGAAAATAGTCAGCAATGTCTTGTCTACGAGTATGTTCCTAGTGGAAGTGTTTCCAGTCACTTGTACG GACCCAGTCAATTTTCGAATGGGAAGCTAGAATTCAAGCACAGACTGGCAATAGCCCTTGGTGCAGCTAAAG GTTTGGCTCATCTTCACTCTCTGAGTCCTCGTTTAGTgcacaaaaatttcaaaacagcCAATGTTCTTGTAGATGAGAACTTTATTGCCAAGGTTGCAGATGCAGGACTTCGTAATTTCTTGGGAAGAGTAGATGTTGCAGGTCCATCTTCACAAGTCACAGCAGATGAGATATTTCTTGCACCAGA AGTGACAGAATTCAGACGATTTTCCGACAAAAGTGATGCATTCAGTTTTGGTGTTTTCCTTCTTGAGTTACTAAGCGGACGAGAAGCAACAGATTCATCATCTTCAGACTCCAGCCAAAACCTGGTTGAATGG GTTCAAAATACGGAGGACTATAGCGCCTTTTCTCGCATTGTTGATCAAAGGATGGGGACCAGCTTCACAGCTGAAAGTATGGAGGCGTTCATACAATTGATAATCCGATGCCTGGAACCTTCGAGCGAAAGGCGACCTGCCATGAGCTATGTGGTGATGGAACTTGATCGGATACTCGACAAAGAGATGACCTTAACCACAGTCATGGGTGAAGGAACTCCAATTGTGACTCTTGGAAGTCAGTTATTTAAATCATCAAAATAA
- the LOC126679882 gene encoding UPF0496 protein At3g19330, translating to MKMLQCLSLKSPSAATSTSVPNSPPTTIDIHHHDAGTSTDGTPTSSAIQSPCINLTREYTLYIQSNSYNEICSRIHQDIETGEQIEFHVNNDDENARQLLLNQVLHPNRQCVEEALRHAKPNTLTRLVSDYFDHSESTTDLCLVLHRSVFRARAVYKPIHNLLEVLPVELESLTQAQCDYAYEMFLQLDRVENPFPCPDNHSFQGLRGSFSDLKQQLDRRLVKSRSRVRLVHRAAAASALCVIGTAVSVTMAALVISGHALVAIVACPFCAVAGLPRKLTNKELAHVKQLEAASRGTFVLNGDLDTIDRLATRLFDYIENDKLLLRMGLERGCDKHPISEVLKYLRKNHLDFIEQLKDLEEHICLYFNAVNRARRLLLEEIHVFQTSDS from the exons ATGAAGATGCTGCAGTGCCTCTCTCTCAAATCACCGTCAGCTGCAACGTCAACGTCCGTACCAAACTCACCTCCGACGACCATCGATATCCACCACCACGACG CCGGAACCTCAACTGATGGAACCCCAACTTCAAGCGCTATACAatccccgtgcattaatcttaCTCGCGAATATACGCTATATATTCAGTCCAATTCGTACAACGAAATATGCTCTCGCATTCATCAAGATATCGAAACCGGAGAACAGATTGAATTCCATGTCAACAATGATGATGAAAATGCTCGTCAATTGCTTCTAAATCAAGTTCTCCACCCCAATCGCCAATGTGTAGAAGAGGCTCTCCGTCACGCCAAGCCCAACACTCTCACTCGCCTTGTCTCTGACTATTTTGATCACAGCGAAAGCACTACGGATCTCTGCCTCGTCCTGCACAGAAGCGTGTTTCGTGCTCGTGCTGTTTATAAACCTATACATAATCTACTTGAAGTCCTTCCTGTTGAACTGGAGTCACTTACTCAAGCACAGTGTGATTATGCTTACGAAATGTTTCTTCAGCTTGATCGAGTTGAAAACCCTTTTCCTTGCCCCGATAATCACAGCTTTCAGGGTCTTCGTGGTAGCTTTTCTGATTTAAAACAACAGCTAGATCGCAGACTTGTCAAGTCTCGTTCTCGGGTACGTTTAGTACATCGAGCGGCTGCTGCTTCCGCCCTTTGTGTGATCGGCACTGCGGTGTCCGTTACTATGGCTGCTCTGGTAATTTCAGGTCATGCGCTTGTTGCTATTGTCGCGTGCCCGTTTTGTGCAGTTGCAGGTCTTCCGAGGAAGCTTACGAACAAAGAGCTTGCCCATGTGAAGCAACTTGAGGCTGCATCGAGGGGTACTTTTGTGTTAAATGGCGATCTTGATACTATAGACCGGCTTGCGACTCGTTTGTTTGATTATATTGAAAACGACAAGCTTCTTCTTCGGATGGGATTGGAGAGGGGTTGTGACAAGCATCCTATTTCAGAGGTGTTGAAATACCTTAGGAAAAACCATCTTGATTTTATTGAACAACTCAAGGATCTTGAAGAACATATATGCCTTTACTTTAATGCTGTCAATAGGGCAAGAAGGCTTCTCTTAGAAGAGATACATGTTTTTCAGACTTCTGATTCCTGA